A part of Candidatus Electrothrix aestuarii genomic DNA contains:
- a CDS encoding PLP-dependent transferase: MANQRETECYQNSILDPIYQNIAFFYEDTDAVVESLHCKKVPRGRYGRYHNPLWEKVEKRLANLEGAEQGVLFSSGMSAIYHSLMALFEKGSFILAPLQSYKNTRIIFQDLLSKFGVESEFVSLEHPDIFLEKIYNCREYLDAIFLEIPSNPHLYFADLEKIRSVIRKDTLIITDTTLATPINFNPIKWGADIVIHSCTKYMGGQGDLMMGCVLGRNGPLDKIRTHRNITGAVPSSHDTFLLNRSINTLGLRMEYLNNAGVQLADFLKKHPKVKKVYYPSLEEHPHRHLYEKYVEGYGGLVTFDIDADKEKVSEFVDLLEHPYMASNFGSPQTLIEHLSVFTYYNLTPEERREIHITDGMIRLAIGYTMPITAIIQDIDKALNKI, from the coding sequence ATGGCTAACCAACGGGAAACAGAGTGCTACCAAAACAGTATTCTGGATCCAATTTATCAGAATATCGCTTTTTTTTACGAGGATACAGATGCTGTTGTTGAATCTTTGCACTGTAAAAAGGTACCAAGAGGAAGATATGGCAGATACCATAACCCGTTATGGGAAAAAGTTGAAAAGAGACTCGCGAACTTAGAAGGTGCAGAGCAGGGGGTTCTTTTTTCTTCAGGCATGAGCGCCATCTATCATTCCCTGATGGCGCTGTTTGAAAAAGGCAGTTTTATTCTCGCTCCGCTTCAGAGTTACAAAAACACCAGAATTATATTTCAGGATCTCCTGAGTAAATTTGGAGTAGAGAGTGAGTTCGTCTCGTTGGAGCATCCAGACATTTTTTTAGAAAAAATTTATAACTGCCGAGAATATCTCGATGCTATCTTTCTGGAAATTCCTTCAAACCCTCATCTGTACTTTGCAGATCTGGAGAAAATAAGAAGTGTTATCAGGAAAGACACCCTGATAATTACAGATACGACGCTGGCAACTCCAATCAACTTTAACCCTATCAAGTGGGGGGCTGATATAGTAATACACAGCTGTACAAAATACATGGGGGGGCAGGGCGATTTGATGATGGGTTGCGTTTTAGGAAGAAATGGTCCGTTAGATAAAATCAGAACGCATAGAAACATAACTGGAGCTGTGCCCAGCTCCCATGACACCTTTCTTCTAAACAGGAGTATTAATACGTTAGGCCTGCGAATGGAGTACTTAAATAATGCTGGTGTACAGCTGGCAGATTTTCTCAAAAAGCACCCTAAGGTAAAAAAGGTGTATTATCCTTCCTTGGAAGAACATCCACACCGTCATCTCTATGAAAAGTATGTAGAAGGATACGGAGGACTTGTAACTTTTGACATTGATGCTGATAAAGAGAAGGTTTCAGAATTTGTTGATCTTCTGGAACACCCTTATATGGCCTCGAATTTCGGATCGCCGCAGACCTTGATTGAACATTTAAGTGTTTTTACTTACTATAATCTTACTCCAGAGGAAAGGCGTGAGATTCACATTACAGATGGAATGATAAGGCTTGCAATTGGGTATACTATGCCGATTACAGCAATCATTCAGGATATTGATAAAGCACTTAATAAAATTTAG
- the lon gene encoding endopeptidase La, producing the protein MEFDDSLSASMDDFAENTQDMDIPEELPMMAVRDVVVFNYMILPLFVGRPGSVSAVNEAMEGDKLLMLVTQKDATSDEPEPDDLYQVGMVSMIMRTLKLPDGRLKVLVQALSKAEIKSYEQKKPHFRVKVDLLEEEASEEEITVEVEALMRLVREQTEKIMSLRGVLSADLMAIVNNIEEPGRLADLVGSNLRLKVSESQKILETAQPVERLRLVAELLNKEMEVATVQAKIQSDAKEEMSRSQREYFLREQLQALKKELGDDDAYSQEIEELGRKIKKKRMPKYARKEARKELKRLEMMHPDASEANIIRTYIEWIIDLPWKKSSKDILDLELAAKVLDEDHHGLEKIKERILEFLAVRKLNKETKGPILCFAGPPGVGKTSLGQAVAKAMGRKFYRLSLGGMRDEAEIRGHRRTYIGAMPGRILQGLKSVGTNNPVFMMDEIDKIGSDYRGDPSSALLEVLDPEQNDTFSDHYMNMPFDLSKVMFITTANRTDTIPGPLMDRMEVIRLAGYTLEEKLVIARKYLLPRQVKENGIKLSLIRLDDDIMELIITNYTLEAGVRNLERELGKICRKLARKIAEGGKGPYTISKNTVQKYLGPPKYLPETELDTLQQPGLAIGLAWTSVGGALLHIETSVLPGKGKLILTGQLGDVMKESAQAALTYCRSRSEALGVKNEYFDTIDIHVHVPAGAIPKDGPSAGITMTTALCSAITGQMVKKGVAMTGEVTLRGRVLPIGGLKEKALAALRAGIKKIIIPFDNEKDLVEIPDEMRKKLSFFPVTHMDEVVDIALGGWKKPTTAKKK; encoded by the coding sequence ATGGAATTTGACGACTCGTTATCAGCCAGCATGGACGATTTCGCAGAAAATACTCAAGATATGGACATACCGGAAGAGCTGCCCATGATGGCGGTTCGGGATGTAGTTGTTTTTAACTACATGATTCTGCCACTTTTTGTGGGGCGGCCCGGCTCTGTATCTGCGGTCAACGAGGCTATGGAAGGCGATAAACTGCTGATGTTGGTTACGCAGAAAGATGCAACCAGTGACGAGCCTGAGCCCGATGACCTCTACCAGGTTGGAATGGTTTCCATGATCATGCGGACCTTGAAACTGCCCGATGGCAGGCTGAAGGTTTTGGTCCAGGCCTTGTCAAAAGCTGAAATTAAATCATACGAGCAGAAAAAACCGCATTTTCGGGTCAAGGTTGATTTGCTTGAAGAAGAGGCGAGTGAAGAGGAAATCACCGTTGAGGTGGAAGCCTTGATGCGCCTTGTGCGGGAGCAGACAGAGAAGATCATGTCCTTACGTGGTGTGCTTTCCGCAGATTTAATGGCTATCGTGAATAATATCGAAGAGCCGGGAAGGCTTGCTGATCTGGTAGGGTCGAATCTTCGTCTTAAGGTATCAGAATCGCAAAAAATACTTGAGACAGCGCAGCCGGTGGAGCGACTGCGTTTGGTAGCGGAACTCCTGAATAAGGAGATGGAAGTCGCTACGGTCCAGGCGAAAATTCAGTCCGATGCCAAGGAAGAGATGTCCCGTTCTCAGCGGGAATACTTTCTGCGCGAACAATTACAGGCTCTGAAAAAAGAACTGGGCGATGATGATGCCTATTCCCAAGAAATTGAGGAATTGGGCAGAAAAATTAAAAAGAAACGGATGCCCAAGTATGCTCGTAAGGAAGCACGGAAGGAATTAAAACGTCTGGAGATGATGCATCCTGATGCATCTGAGGCCAATATTATTCGTACTTATATCGAGTGGATTATTGACCTGCCCTGGAAAAAATCGTCCAAAGATATTCTTGATCTGGAGCTCGCTGCCAAGGTATTGGATGAGGATCATCATGGCCTGGAAAAGATCAAGGAGCGTATTCTGGAATTTCTTGCTGTCCGCAAATTGAATAAGGAGACCAAGGGGCCTATCCTCTGCTTTGCTGGTCCTCCAGGCGTAGGTAAGACATCTTTGGGCCAGGCGGTTGCCAAAGCCATGGGACGTAAGTTCTATCGCCTTTCTCTGGGCGGTATGCGGGATGAAGCAGAGATTCGTGGTCATCGTCGGACCTATATCGGCGCAATGCCTGGTCGTATTCTTCAGGGCTTAAAAAGCGTAGGAACTAACAATCCTGTTTTTATGATGGATGAGATCGATAAAATTGGCTCAGATTACCGTGGCGATCCTTCTTCAGCTCTGCTGGAGGTTCTTGATCCTGAGCAGAACGATACCTTCTCTGATCATTATATGAACATGCCCTTTGATTTGTCCAAAGTCATGTTTATTACTACGGCCAACCGGACAGACACCATTCCTGGGCCGCTTATGGACAGAATGGAGGTTATCCGTCTTGCCGGTTATACGCTGGAAGAAAAGCTTGTCATCGCAAGGAAATACCTTTTGCCAAGACAGGTAAAGGAGAACGGGATCAAGCTGAGTCTTATCAGGTTGGATGATGATATTATGGAGTTGATTATCACCAATTATACCCTGGAAGCCGGGGTCAGAAATCTTGAACGTGAACTGGGCAAAATTTGCCGTAAGTTGGCGCGTAAGATCGCTGAAGGCGGTAAAGGTCCGTATACGATTTCCAAAAATACCGTGCAAAAATATCTGGGACCGCCTAAATATCTGCCGGAAACCGAGCTCGACACCTTACAACAGCCTGGTTTGGCAATTGGTCTTGCATGGACATCTGTGGGAGGAGCCTTGCTGCATATTGAGACCTCTGTCCTGCCTGGTAAAGGCAAACTCATTTTGACTGGTCAGCTCGGCGATGTGATGAAGGAATCAGCTCAGGCTGCCTTGACCTATTGTCGGAGTCGAAGCGAGGCCCTTGGGGTAAAGAATGAGTATTTTGATACCATTGATATCCATGTCCATGTCCCTGCCGGAGCAATTCCTAAAGATGGGCCCTCAGCCGGTATTACCATGACGACAGCACTATGCTCGGCAATTACCGGGCAAATGGTGAAAAAGGGAGTAGCTATGACCGGCGAAGTCACCCTGCGTGGCCGGGTACTGCCTATCGGTGGCCTGAAGGAAAAGGCCCTTGCCGCCCTGCGGGCAGGAATTAAGAAAATTATTATTCCTTTTGATAACGAAAAGGATTTGGTTGAGATTCCTGATGAGATGCGTAAAAAGCTCTCTTTCTTTCCTGTCACCCATATGGATGAGGTCGTTGATATTGCTCTTGGTGGTTGGAAGAAACCGACTACTGCCAAGAAAAAGTAA
- a CDS encoding SPFH domain-containing protein, with amino-acid sequence MGTDNIVFLEALEWFDETGQELLHRLPESGSGEIKYGAQLTVRESQAAVLYYKGRAGDAFGPGRHTLKTGNIPIITKILSIPWAGTSPLRAEVYFVNLKVFPNLRWGTRDPVAFRDSELGFVRLRAHGVFNIRIIQPVLFINTLAGTMGKYTTEQIEDYLRRVIVSRLNDYLGETLDTLFNLPAQFDELAEGVKKRLEKDFVRFGLALDELYISSITPPEDVQAAIDDRSRLSAIKDMDGFVRMKAGMAMEKAALAGNEAGAGLGLGMGMMMPAMFANAHSAHNAQQPTAGNQSGVQAQQATTQCSDCEHAIPADSRFCPLCGHQQVILLQCANCGKNLTPGAKFCSRCGHPTDTKPAARICPACQNENLPDAKFCDNCGQRIPE; translated from the coding sequence GTGGGAACAGATAATATTGTTTTTCTTGAAGCCCTGGAGTGGTTTGATGAAACCGGCCAGGAGTTGTTACATCGGCTGCCGGAGTCCGGTTCCGGGGAAATCAAGTATGGTGCGCAACTGACTGTACGGGAAAGTCAAGCCGCAGTCTTGTATTATAAGGGCAGGGCAGGGGACGCCTTCGGTCCAGGACGTCACACCCTGAAAACCGGTAATATTCCCATCATTACCAAAATACTTTCCATACCCTGGGCAGGGACAAGTCCCCTCCGGGCTGAGGTATATTTTGTTAATCTCAAGGTGTTTCCTAACTTGCGATGGGGCACCCGTGATCCGGTGGCTTTTCGTGATTCCGAACTGGGATTTGTCCGCCTGCGTGCGCATGGGGTCTTTAATATACGCATTATCCAACCGGTGCTTTTCATTAACACCCTGGCCGGGACAATGGGGAAATATACCACTGAGCAGATAGAGGATTATCTGCGACGAGTGATTGTTTCCCGGTTGAACGATTATCTTGGTGAGACTCTGGATACCTTGTTCAACCTGCCTGCCCAGTTTGACGAGTTAGCAGAAGGAGTGAAGAAACGCCTGGAAAAGGATTTTGTTCGGTTTGGGCTGGCCCTGGATGAGTTGTATATATCCTCTATTACCCCACCAGAAGATGTGCAAGCAGCCATTGATGATCGCAGTCGTTTGAGCGCGATTAAGGATATGGACGGTTTTGTCCGTATGAAGGCAGGAATGGCTATGGAAAAGGCGGCCCTAGCTGGAAATGAGGCCGGAGCTGGCTTAGGCCTGGGAATGGGGATGATGATGCCTGCTATGTTTGCTAATGCACACAGTGCGCACAATGCACAGCAGCCAACAGCAGGAAATCAGAGCGGAGTACAAGCTCAACAAGCAACGACACAGTGTTCAGATTGTGAACATGCTATTCCTGCTGATTCCCGTTTCTGCCCTCTTTGCGGTCATCAGCAGGTTATTCTTCTGCAATGCGCCAATTGCGGAAAAAATCTCACCCCAGGAGCAAAGTTTTGTTCCCGCTGCGGGCATCCAACAGATACAAAGCCTGCTGCTCGAATTTGCCCTGCCTGTCAGAATGAAAATCTTCCTGATGCAAAATTCTGCGATAATTGCGGGCAGCGCATACCTGAATAA
- the aroB gene encoding 3-dehydroquinate synthase encodes MTETVVTVGLGDRSYPIRISSGLMAKIGSDLKQKKIGTKYGVIADDTVAALYGEQCLHSLRAAGIQAELISFPHGEENKHMGTVAILASELAQRGFDRGDALIALGGGVTGDITGFLAAIYMRGIPFVQVPTTLLSQVDSSVGGKTGVDLPEGKNLVGVFYQPKVVYIDIDVLSTLPPDELRGGLAEVIKYGVIHDAEFFSFLRKNRDAVFALQQDVLGQLIARCCEIKAWVVEQDEREGGLRRILNFGHTIGHAVEAASKFQLIHGKAVAIGMCAVAGLAVRTGCLSENDARLIQDLIEQYELPVAIPAELDRELIKKYLLHDKKTIGGRVFYVLPEAVGKVMITDQVREDDVDAVIA; translated from the coding sequence ATGACTGAAACAGTAGTAACAGTAGGTTTGGGCGACAGGAGTTATCCTATTCGAATTAGTTCGGGGCTTATGGCGAAAATAGGATCTGACCTGAAACAAAAAAAAATTGGAACCAAATACGGCGTTATTGCTGATGATACAGTTGCTGCTCTGTACGGTGAACAGTGTCTGCATTCTCTGCGGGCGGCAGGGATACAGGCTGAGCTTATCAGCTTTCCGCATGGGGAAGAAAACAAGCATATGGGGACAGTTGCTATCTTAGCCAGTGAACTTGCACAGCGCGGTTTTGATCGCGGCGATGCCCTTATTGCCCTTGGTGGAGGAGTGACCGGAGATATCACGGGATTCCTTGCTGCGATATATATGCGGGGTATTCCTTTTGTGCAGGTGCCAACCACTCTGCTGTCTCAGGTCGATAGTTCTGTTGGGGGAAAAACAGGTGTTGATCTTCCTGAGGGGAAAAATTTAGTTGGTGTTTTTTATCAGCCTAAGGTGGTTTATATTGATATTGATGTCCTGAGTACTCTCCCACCTGATGAACTGCGGGGAGGGCTTGCTGAGGTGATTAAATATGGAGTTATCCACGATGCAGAATTTTTCTCTTTTCTTAGAAAAAACCGGGATGCTGTCTTTGCTTTGCAGCAGGATGTTCTTGGCCAACTTATCGCTCGGTGCTGCGAAATCAAAGCGTGGGTGGTTGAACAGGATGAACGAGAGGGCGGGCTGCGAAGGATATTAAACTTTGGTCATACCATTGGACATGCTGTTGAGGCTGCCTCGAAATTTCAGCTTATTCATGGAAAGGCGGTGGCAATCGGTATGTGTGCTGTAGCAGGTTTGGCTGTTCGAACGGGCTGCTTGAGTGAGAACGATGCTCGTCTGATTCAGGATTTGATTGAGCAATACGAGTTGCCGGTTGCTATCCCTGCTGAACTGGATAGGGAATTAATTAAAAAATATCTTCTCCATGATAAAAAGACCATTGGAGGGCGTGTTTTTTATGTGCTCCCTGAAGCTGTTGGTAAGGTAATGATTACTGATCAGGTGCGTGAGGATGATGTTGATGCAGTCATTGCCTGA
- a CDS encoding zinc ribbon domain-containing protein, translating to MWEKELQRQMSRFAVIGKAKEEDADDPLAGMDESKMEQAFEGLMREAEGMNEDDPRQMAQLMRKFTDKTGIAMGEQMEEALSRMEAGEDPDQVEREMGDLLDADDAFSLEGLKKKMYSGKRPPVHDETLYTL from the coding sequence ATGTGGGAAAAAGAACTACAGCGTCAGATGTCCCGTTTTGCTGTCATCGGCAAGGCCAAGGAAGAGGACGCGGATGACCCCTTAGCTGGTATGGATGAGAGTAAGATGGAGCAGGCCTTCGAAGGGCTGATGCGTGAGGCAGAAGGAATGAATGAAGATGATCCTCGCCAAATGGCCCAGCTTATGCGTAAATTCACCGATAAAACCGGTATCGCAATGGGTGAGCAGATGGAAGAGGCCCTTTCTCGCATGGAAGCGGGAGAAGATCCTGATCAGGTTGAGCGAGAGATGGGAGACCTGCTTGACGCAGATGATGCTTTTTCCTTAGAGGGGTTGAAGAAAAAGATGTATTCCGGCAAACGGCCTCCAGTGCATGATGAAACTCTATATACTCTGTAG
- a CDS encoding DUF1566 domain-containing protein — translation MRKIILLASLVAGGVAFSATAYANNWLLYLPAILAGSGGTTTTTPTTPTTDTTNKWLLLFLPAILSGAQNNTTVVIETELNDTGIITSVGTKDDAFYGRDANTNTDEDGHAGFSFTVLTGGCIQDNVTGLIWSPDQGDAVIWQGTDELEGADDLVSTANGNQLCGKTDWRLPEVGELLGIISYDAASYTAGKTVDTTYFTDTQVKNSTELAGWYWAATPANGDKQWGVTFQTIYNGTTQSISLSNTLSTSDLDVNFVRLVSGTVKASDFTPQGDGSTVLDNNTGLIWQRCLEGQTFSNGSCTGTATGKTWTGALDLDDGTWRVPNVKELQSLVGEETYFPTPATSEPVWSSSPFAGNTQNSWGIDFSSGLLFNIVPQSTPIYVRLVRDAPAE, via the coding sequence ATGAGAAAGATAATTTTATTAGCATCTCTGGTCGCCGGGGGGGTTGCTTTTTCGGCAACAGCCTATGCGAATAATTGGTTGCTTTATTTACCAGCAATTCTTGCAGGCTCAGGAGGGACAACAACAACGACTCCCACGACTCCCACGACTGATACGACAAATAAGTGGTTATTATTGTTTTTGCCAGCCATTCTAAGCGGTGCTCAAAATAACACGACAGTTGTTATAGAAACGGAGCTTAATGATACAGGCATTATTACCTCGGTGGGCACTAAAGATGATGCATTTTATGGAAGAGACGCAAATACTAATACTGATGAGGATGGCCATGCTGGGTTCAGTTTTACTGTTTTGACAGGAGGATGTATACAGGATAACGTTACCGGATTGATTTGGTCTCCTGATCAAGGAGATGCTGTTATCTGGCAAGGCACTGACGAGTTAGAAGGCGCCGATGACTTAGTGAGCACTGCCAATGGGAATCAGCTTTGCGGAAAAACAGATTGGCGCTTACCTGAGGTCGGAGAGCTGCTGGGGATCATTTCCTATGATGCTGCCTCATATACGGCAGGAAAAACTGTTGATACAACATATTTTACTGATACACAGGTAAAAAATTCTACTGAACTAGCTGGGTGGTACTGGGCAGCGACTCCAGCTAATGGAGATAAGCAATGGGGTGTCACTTTTCAGACAATATATAATGGTACAACACAATCCATATCATTATCAAACACGTTATCGACAAGTGACCTTGACGTCAATTTTGTACGACTCGTCAGCGGAACAGTTAAGGCCAGTGATTTCACCCCACAGGGGGATGGGAGTACAGTTCTGGACAATAATACCGGATTGATTTGGCAAAGATGTCTTGAAGGGCAAACCTTCTCTAATGGCAGTTGTACAGGTACAGCGACTGGGAAAACTTGGACAGGTGCGTTGGACCTAGATGATGGAACCTGGAGAGTTCCTAATGTTAAAGAATTACAATCTCTTGTGGGCGAAGAGACATATTTTCCAACTCCTGCAACGAGTGAGCCTGTTTGGTCTTCTTCTCCTTTTGCTGGCAATACACAGAATTCATGGGGTATTGATTTCAGCAGTGGCTTGCTTTTTAATATCGTACCGCAGAGTACACCAATTTATGTACGCCTTGTACGTGATGCGCCAGCAGAATAG
- a CDS encoding NAD(P)-dependent oxidoreductase, producing the protein MTTQFYNRSKKENSIAQAVDLEILVETSDVIFLSSPLNHDSRHIINTERLQRMKRTVLLVNTSPDEVMDLAAVKAAVIKGDIGGIALDLLNADFFQDCPKTILTPRRAWYTNECFTRRIGMWKDTLIAYLSGTQLANQNTEDFVPIS; encoded by the coding sequence GTGACCACCCAGTTCTATAACCGCTCAAAAAAAGAAAATTCCATTGCACAAGCTGTCGATCTGGAAATTTTGGTGGAGACTTCAGATGTGATTTTTCTTAGTTCACCGCTTAACCATGATTCACGCCATATCATCAATACGGAACGCCTGCAACGTATGAAACGTACTGTGTTACTGGTTAATACCTCACCGGATGAGGTTATGGATTTAGCGGCAGTAAAAGCGGCGGTGATAAAAGGGGATATCGGGGGGATTGCCTTAGACTTACTGAATGCTGATTTTTTTCAGGACTGTCCCAAAACCATTCTAACCCCGCGTCGTGCCTGGTATACTAACGAATGTTTCACACGTCGCATTGGGATGTGGAAAGATACGTTAATAGCTTATTTGAGCGGAACGCAACTTGCTAACCAAAACACTGAAGACTTTGTGCCGATTTCTTGA
- a CDS encoding bifunctional homocysteine S-methyltransferase/methylenetetrahydrofolate reductase: protein MKPPFIEYIHDHVVLADGALGSYLFERGVERGRNLDLLNVQAPDIIFSAHEEYIRSGSQLIETNTFGANRFKLRESGAEERVEEINRIGAKIAVKAAGHQVYVAGSVGPSGINFPCDDEEFSTDDIRESLREQIRGLALGGVDVLIVETYSSLCEILLAIEVARSEAPDLPLIGQMVFPAREMSVQGEDALLCGRAMIKAGADIVGTNCGRGIDAMVSAIDRMSTLAGEGIPLSAFPNAGMPEVVGHRMIYPAQPGYMASRAKEMIRKGVHLIGGCCGTIPAHIQEFRSVLKIKPVRIQVREVKVKEKVQENITQENRNGGFLENLQPGRLPIIAELDPPTHLDVEPVLTGAERLTEAGVDAISLGENPLAILRAGNLGMASLIRQRTGVQTIIHQTGRDLNALGLQSRMMEAHLLGIEAVLAVSGDSAAGTDQPGVSGVFDLRSAGLIRMLDSLNRGVNMAGSPLRQQANFSIGAAFSFRPASPDLQIRRLEKKVAFGARYAMTQPLFSADEVEQMMEQVQHINILMFPGIFPLISSRNAEFLHNEVPGIDVPADLRKRLASFAEVADQRKAALEYTAELVEKISSFIDGLYLISPLNKWDITLDFVVQARQAGWKGSGRVKAFKTASL from the coding sequence ATGAAACCTCCTTTTATCGAATATATTCATGATCATGTTGTGCTGGCGGATGGTGCCCTTGGCTCGTATCTGTTTGAACGCGGTGTTGAACGAGGTAGAAATCTGGACCTGCTGAATGTGCAGGCTCCAGATATTATTTTTAGTGCTCATGAAGAATATATTCGGTCAGGAAGTCAGCTGATTGAGACCAATACTTTTGGTGCTAACCGTTTTAAGCTCCGTGAATCTGGAGCAGAAGAACGTGTAGAGGAGATTAACCGGATTGGGGCAAAAATTGCTGTAAAGGCGGCTGGGCACCAAGTATACGTTGCCGGGTCTGTTGGTCCTTCTGGAATTAACTTTCCTTGCGATGATGAGGAGTTTTCCACAGATGATATACGGGAGAGCCTGCGCGAACAAATCCGTGGCTTGGCACTCGGAGGCGTTGATGTCCTGATTGTTGAGACCTATTCGAGCCTGTGCGAAATATTGCTTGCTATTGAAGTCGCTCGGAGTGAAGCTCCTGATCTCCCGCTTATCGGTCAAATGGTTTTTCCGGCCCGTGAGATGAGCGTTCAGGGAGAGGATGCTTTGCTCTGCGGTAGAGCTATGATCAAAGCTGGGGCTGACATAGTGGGGACTAATTGCGGGCGGGGTATTGATGCTATGGTTTCGGCTATTGACAGAATGTCCACCTTGGCAGGGGAAGGTATTCCGCTTTCCGCTTTTCCTAATGCGGGTATGCCGGAAGTGGTTGGGCACCGCATGATCTACCCGGCTCAACCTGGCTATATGGCTTCCAGAGCCAAGGAAATGATCCGCAAGGGGGTTCATCTCATCGGCGGGTGTTGTGGTACAATCCCTGCGCATATCCAGGAATTTCGTTCTGTCCTGAAAATTAAACCGGTACGTATTCAGGTCCGGGAAGTCAAAGTCAAAGAAAAGGTTCAGGAAAATATCACTCAAGAAAACCGCAATGGCGGGTTTCTTGAGAATCTTCAGCCGGGGCGTTTACCTATTATAGCAGAGCTTGATCCGCCGACCCACTTGGATGTAGAGCCTGTTTTGACTGGCGCTGAGCGTCTGACCGAGGCCGGGGTTGATGCCATCTCTCTTGGAGAAAATCCACTCGCTATCTTGCGGGCAGGGAATCTTGGTATGGCCTCTTTAATTCGGCAACGGACAGGGGTGCAAACCATTATCCATCAGACAGGGCGTGACCTTAATGCCTTGGGGCTCCAATCCCGCATGATGGAAGCGCATCTTCTGGGGATTGAAGCTGTGCTGGCTGTTTCTGGAGACTCGGCAGCAGGTACTGACCAACCAGGTGTGAGCGGAGTGTTTGATTTACGCTCTGCTGGTTTGATCAGGATGTTGGACAGTCTGAATCGAGGGGTGAATATGGCTGGAAGCCCTTTAAGACAACAGGCCAATTTTTCCATTGGTGCTGCATTTAGTTTTCGTCCTGCCTCACCTGACCTGCAAATCCGACGACTTGAGAAAAAAGTTGCTTTCGGCGCTCGCTATGCCATGACCCAGCCTCTATTTTCTGCTGATGAGGTTGAGCAAATGATGGAGCAGGTTCAGCATATCAATATACTCATGTTCCCTGGTATTTTTCCCCTTATATCCTCAAGAAATGCCGAATTTCTTCATAATGAAGTCCCTGGCATTGATGTCCCTGCTGACTTGCGCAAGCGACTTGCCTCTTTTGCTGAGGTGGCGGACCAGCGTAAGGCGGCTCTGGAATATACGGCAGAGCTGGTAGAGAAAATCTCATCTTTTATTGATGGATTATACCTGATTAGCCCTCTCAATAAATGGGACATCACGCTTGATTTCGTTGTTCAGGCCCGTCAAGCAGGCTGGAAAGGCAGCGGACGAGTGAAAGCTTTTAAGACTGCTTCGTTATAG
- a CDS encoding FmdB family zinc ribbon protein has product MPIYEFYCQDCNTIFNFFSSRINTEKRPDCPKCGKKNYSVRCPVLLSSARPRKRTRMTP; this is encoded by the coding sequence ATGCCAATTTACGAATTCTATTGCCAGGATTGCAATACCATATTTAATTTTTTCTCCAGTCGAATTAACACGGAAAAGCGACCGGATTGCCCCAAATGTGGGAAAAAGAACTACAGCGTCAGATGTCCCGTTTTGCTGTCATCGGCAAGGCCAAGGAAGAGGACGCGGATGACCCCTTAG